From the genome of Actinacidiphila yeochonensis CN732, one region includes:
- a CDS encoding MFS transporter, whose amino-acid sequence MTAGVTGGRAKGRRLLGRPFGWLWAAYAASAGGTGLALSAFPLIAVRVLHAGPARVSVLSAAGAAVGAAVAVSAGPWVEARRKRPVMVAMDLVRWVALMTVPAAYALGVLGFWQLLAVSVVVAAAGIIFRAASGAFLKSLLPSEDLLAASARLESTTWTATILGPPLGGLAIGLLGPVVTVAADAASYLLSALGLRMAGDPRTERAAAGAVAGSRTGVAGSRTGGAGSRTGGAGSRTGGAGSRTGGLLDGWRLLLADPGLRPLFLNTVLVNGLIMATEPLLAVLMLGRLGFAPWQFGLAFALPCVGGLAGSRLAGRVVTRFGQDRVMRAAGALRACWPVGLAFLRPGVGGLLLVVAVEFALVSCMGVFNPVVAAYRLDRTPADRVARVLSAWTITGRAAIAALTALWGLLAAAVGPRAAIAAAGVVLLATPLLLPRPAREPSGADRAPAPDGA is encoded by the coding sequence GTGACCGCGGGCGTGACCGGCGGCCGGGCGAAGGGCCGGCGGTTGCTCGGGCGGCCCTTCGGGTGGCTGTGGGCGGCGTACGCGGCGAGCGCCGGCGGCACGGGGCTGGCGCTCAGCGCCTTCCCGCTGATCGCGGTGCGGGTGCTGCACGCCGGGCCGGCCCGGGTCTCCGTGCTGTCCGCGGCCGGGGCGGCGGTGGGCGCGGCGGTGGCGGTGTCGGCCGGGCCGTGGGTGGAGGCGCGGCGCAAGCGGCCGGTCATGGTGGCGATGGACCTGGTCCGCTGGGTCGCGCTGATGACGGTCCCGGCCGCGTACGCGCTCGGGGTGCTCGGCTTCTGGCAGCTCCTGGCCGTGTCGGTGGTCGTCGCGGCGGCCGGCATCATCTTCCGCGCGGCCTCCGGCGCCTTCCTCAAGTCGCTGCTGCCGTCCGAGGACCTGCTCGCCGCCAGCGCCCGCCTGGAGTCCACGACCTGGACCGCCACGATCCTCGGGCCCCCGCTGGGCGGCCTCGCGATCGGCCTGCTCGGCCCGGTCGTCACGGTCGCCGCCGACGCGGCCAGCTACCTGCTCTCGGCGCTGGGCCTGCGGATGGCGGGCGACCCGCGCACGGAACGGGCCGCGGCCGGCGCCGTCGCGGGTTCTCGTACGGGCGTCGCGGGTTCCCGTACGGGCGGGGCGGGTTCCCGTACGGGCGGGGCGGGTTCCCGTACGGGCGGGGCGGGTTCCCGTACGGGCGGGCTGCTCGACGGGTGGCGGCTGCTGCTGGCCGATCCGGGGCTGCGCCCGCTGTTCCTCAACACCGTCCTGGTGAACGGGCTGATCATGGCGACGGAGCCGCTGCTCGCCGTCCTCATGCTGGGTCGACTGGGCTTCGCGCCCTGGCAGTTCGGCCTCGCCTTCGCGCTGCCCTGCGTCGGCGGCCTGGCCGGCTCCCGGCTCGCCGGCCGGGTCGTCACCCGCTTCGGGCAGGACCGGGTGATGCGGGCGGCGGGGGCGCTGCGCGCCTGCTGGCCGGTCGGGCTGGCCTTCCTGCGGCCGGGGGTGGGCGGCCTGCTGCTGGTGGTCGCCGTGGAGTTCGCGCTGGTCAGCTGCATGGGCGTGTTCAACCCGGTGGTGGCCGCCTACCGGCTCGACCGGACCCCGGCGGACCGGGTGGCCCGCGTCCTGTCGGCCTGGACGATCACCGGCCGGGCCGCCATCGCCGCGCTGACCGCCCTGTGGGGGCTGCTGGCCGCGGCGGTCGGGCCGCGCGCCGCCATCGCCGCGGCCGGCGTCGTCCTGCTGGCCACCCCGCTCCTGCTGCCGCGCCCCGCCCGCGAGCCCTCAGGCGCCGACCGCGCCCCGGCCCCGGACGGCGCCTGA
- a CDS encoding RNA polymerase sigma factor has protein sequence MARADGAALTPPADDDPPRTPPADAGPPSAGPSSAGPARRAVEAVWRIESARIVGALARYTGDFALAEDVAQEALAEALVSWSRDGAPASPVGWLLATARRRAIDAFRRASALDERYALLAGRLAEGETSSGAATAAGRPDDLPWDPDRVHDDVLALVFTACHPVLSPEARVALTLRVVGGLSSEEIARAFLVPVPTVQARITRAKKTIAAARVPFEVPAPEDRPGRLGGVLSVLYVIFTEGSTATAGDRLLRPDLAYEAVRLARTLAAVLPDEPEVYGLLALFELTAARFPARTGPDGEAVLLEDQDRRLWDRAAIRRGRAALGRAAAGSRGLGPYGLQAAIAACHATAPSVRATDWERVVLLYEALGRVAPSPVVELNRAVAVAMASGPREALSMVDELAASGRLSGSHLLPSVRGELLARLGRTAEARAELELAAGLCRNAPERSVLLRKAAALD, from the coding sequence ATGGCGCGAGCAGACGGGGCAGCTCTGACGCCCCCGGCCGACGACGATCCGCCGCGGACACCCCCGGCCGACGCCGGTCCGCCGAGCGCCGGTCCGTCGAGCGCCGGTCCGGCGCGGCGGGCCGTCGAGGCCGTCTGGCGGATCGAGTCGGCGCGGATCGTGGGCGCGCTGGCCCGCTACACCGGCGACTTCGCGCTGGCCGAGGACGTCGCGCAGGAGGCGCTGGCGGAGGCACTGGTCTCCTGGTCGCGCGACGGCGCGCCGGCCAGTCCGGTGGGCTGGCTGCTGGCGACCGCTCGGCGGCGCGCCATCGACGCCTTCCGGCGCGCGTCGGCCCTGGACGAGCGGTACGCCCTGCTGGCGGGCCGGCTGGCCGAGGGCGAGACCAGTTCGGGCGCGGCCACCGCGGCGGGCCGGCCGGACGATCTGCCATGGGACCCGGACCGGGTCCACGACGACGTCCTCGCCCTGGTCTTCACGGCCTGCCATCCGGTGCTCTCGCCCGAGGCCCGGGTGGCCCTCACCCTGCGCGTGGTGGGGGGCCTGTCCAGCGAGGAGATCGCCCGGGCGTTCCTCGTGCCCGTGCCGACCGTCCAGGCCAGGATCACCCGGGCGAAGAAGACGATCGCCGCGGCGCGAGTCCCGTTCGAGGTGCCCGCGCCGGAGGACCGGCCCGGCCGGCTCGGCGGCGTCCTGAGCGTCCTGTACGTGATCTTCACCGAGGGCTCCACCGCCACGGCCGGCGACCGCCTGCTGCGTCCCGATCTCGCCTACGAGGCCGTCCGGTTGGCCCGGACGCTCGCGGCGGTACTGCCGGACGAGCCCGAGGTGTACGGCCTGCTCGCGCTCTTCGAGCTCACCGCCGCGCGCTTTCCGGCACGCACCGGGCCGGACGGGGAGGCGGTGCTTCTGGAGGATCAGGACCGGCGCTTGTGGGACCGCGCGGCGATCCGGCGCGGCCGCGCCGCACTTGGGCGGGCCGCAGCAGGCAGCCGGGGCCTGGGGCCGTACGGCCTTCAGGCCGCGATCGCCGCCTGTCACGCGACGGCGCCCTCGGTGCGGGCGACCGACTGGGAGCGTGTCGTCCTCCTCTACGAGGCGCTCGGCCGCGTGGCGCCCTCGCCCGTCGTCGAGCTGAACCGGGCCGTGGCCGTGGCGATGGCGAGCGGTCCCCGGGAGGCGCTGTCCATGGTCGACGAACTGGCCGCCTCCGGCCGCCTCTCCGGTTCCCACCTGCTCCCGAGCGTGCGCGGCGAGCTCCTCGCCCGCCTGGGCCGGACCGCCGAGGCCCGCGCCGAACTGGAACTCGCCGCCGGCCTGTGCCGCAACGCCCCCGAACGGTCCGTCCTGCTGCGCAAGGCAGCCGCCCTGGACTGA
- a CDS encoding YciI family protein, whose amino-acid sequence MAKYMLIMRGTDESVAKMAETPFDEMLEVVGRLNEEMIRAGVLVAAEGLDDPSQGVVVDFSGETPVVTDGPYGETKELFGGFYLIDVASKEEAVEWAKRLPAFPGSKCEVRRVPGIDEFPQDNEWIVRERAWREQTGQL is encoded by the coding sequence ATGGCGAAGTACATGCTGATCATGCGGGGCACGGACGAGTCCGTCGCGAAGATGGCGGAGACGCCGTTCGACGAGATGCTCGAAGTGGTGGGACGCCTCAACGAGGAGATGATCCGGGCGGGCGTGCTCGTGGCCGCCGAGGGCTTGGACGATCCGTCCCAGGGCGTGGTGGTGGACTTCAGCGGGGAGACCCCGGTGGTGACCGACGGCCCGTACGGTGAGACGAAGGAGCTCTTCGGCGGCTTCTACCTGATCGACGTCGCGTCGAAGGAGGAGGCGGTCGAGTGGGCCAAGCGGCTGCCCGCCTTCCCCGGGTCGAAGTGCGAGGTCCGCCGGGTGCCGGGCATCGACGAGTTCCCACAGGACAACGAGTGGATCGTCAGGGAGCGGGCATGGCGCGAGCAGACGGGGCAGCTCTGA
- a CDS encoding class I SAM-dependent methyltransferase: MTTSDDQKQRQANSFGAAADAYERGRPPYPPEAVAWLVPDEARVVVDLGAGTGKLTRALSAPGREVVGVEPSAGMRERFARVLPGVRVLDGTGESIPLPDASADALVYAQAWHWVDPERAVPEAARVLRPGGRLALVWNFRDGSVPWVAELERLLRDCAASPTEDDQVERVGEPFGPVERREFRWSHPVAADEVVDMIASRSYVITLEPAARGELLRRVRALLDARRPTEMPYVTMCYRTRLG, translated from the coding sequence GTGACCACCTCCGATGACCAGAAGCAGCGTCAGGCGAACTCGTTCGGAGCGGCGGCCGACGCCTACGAGCGGGGCCGCCCGCCCTATCCGCCGGAGGCCGTGGCCTGGCTGGTGCCCGACGAGGCGCGGGTCGTGGTCGACCTCGGCGCGGGCACCGGCAAGCTCACCCGGGCCCTGTCCGCCCCCGGGCGGGAGGTCGTCGGGGTGGAGCCCTCGGCCGGTATGCGCGAGCGCTTCGCCCGCGTCCTTCCCGGGGTGCGCGTGCTGGACGGGACGGGCGAGTCGATCCCGCTGCCGGATGCCAGCGCGGACGCCCTGGTCTACGCGCAGGCCTGGCACTGGGTGGACCCGGAACGGGCGGTCCCCGAGGCCGCCAGGGTCCTGCGCCCGGGCGGGAGGCTGGCGCTGGTGTGGAACTTCCGCGACGGGTCCGTGCCCTGGGTCGCGGAGCTGGAGCGGCTCCTGCGGGACTGCGCCGCCTCCCCGACGGAGGACGACCAGGTGGAGAGGGTGGGCGAGCCCTTCGGGCCGGTGGAGCGGCGGGAGTTCCGCTGGAGCCACCCGGTGGCCGCCGACGAGGTCGTGGACATGATCGCCTCGCGCAGCTACGTGATCACCCTGGAGCCCGCGGCGCGCGGGGAGCTCCTGCGGCGGGTGCGCGCGTTGCTGGACGCGCGGCGGCCGACGGAGATGCCCTACGTGACGATGTGTTACCGCACGCGTCTCGGGTAG
- a CDS encoding LysR family transcriptional regulator — protein MDLDAVRTFTAAADAGRFRDAATDLGVTQQAVSKRIAALERDLGVRLFTRTPQGARLTVDGQAFLPHARELLRAAERAAASVRSGRRPLRVDVLGTRLAPADLLRGFHRAHPGTALDVVTLRDAAEAVEAVRAGAVDATFRAVPMPGSRLPEEVEAARVLGEPLHLLTGPGHPLAAARSVTPRRLAGHRIWIPGIVPGTEWAAYYDDLAAAFDLTIEATGPNFGTEVLVDALAESPELATFVGERTRVLWPAGHDLRRVPVRDPAPVYPHALVWRRDNPHPALAALRAHLTPAPAPPGTDTWAPAWAR, from the coding sequence ATGGACCTCGACGCCGTGCGGACCTTCACCGCCGCCGCCGACGCGGGCCGGTTCCGGGACGCCGCCACCGACCTCGGCGTCACCCAGCAGGCCGTCTCCAAGCGGATCGCCGCCCTGGAACGCGATCTCGGTGTGCGGCTGTTCACCCGGACGCCGCAGGGCGCCCGGCTCACCGTCGACGGGCAGGCGTTCCTGCCGCACGCCCGCGAGCTGCTGCGGGCGGCGGAGCGGGCGGCGGCCTCCGTCCGGTCGGGCCGGCGGCCGCTGCGGGTGGACGTGCTCGGCACCCGGCTCGCCCCGGCCGACCTGCTGCGCGGCTTCCACCGGGCGCACCCGGGGACGGCCCTCGACGTGGTGACCCTGCGCGACGCCGCCGAGGCGGTGGAGGCCGTCCGGGCCGGCGCCGTCGACGCCACCTTCCGCGCCGTGCCGATGCCCGGCAGCCGGCTGCCCGAGGAGGTCGAGGCCGCCCGGGTGCTCGGTGAGCCGCTCCACCTCCTCACCGGCCCCGGGCACCCGCTCGCCGCCGCCCGCTCGGTGACCCCGCGCCGGCTGGCCGGGCACCGGATCTGGATTCCCGGCATCGTCCCCGGCACCGAGTGGGCCGCGTACTACGACGACCTGGCCGCCGCGTTCGACCTCACCATCGAGGCGACCGGCCCCAACTTCGGCACGGAGGTCCTGGTGGACGCGCTCGCCGAGTCCCCGGAGCTGGCCACCTTCGTCGGCGAGCGCACCCGGGTGCTGTGGCCCGCCGGACACGACCTGCGGCGCGTCCCCGTGCGCGACCCGGCGCCGGTCTACCCGCACGCGCTGGTCTGGCGGCGCGACAACCCGCACCCGGCGCTGGCGGCCCTGCGCGCCCACCTGACCCCCGCGCCCGCCCCGCCCGGCACGGACACCTGGGCCCCGGCCTGGGCCCGCTGA
- a CDS encoding PPOX class F420-dependent oxidoreductase, producing MPVPLSPEVVALLRRPSTCYIATTMPDGSPQLTQTWVDTDGENVLINSVESHQKTRNIARDPRVAVAVSDPSDPSSYVQIRGRVVQVTTEGAVDHIEALAKKYLGGPYPWFGGRDQVRVLYVIQPERISGPRG from the coding sequence GTGCCCGTCCCGCTCAGCCCGGAGGTGGTGGCGCTGCTGCGCCGCCCCAGCACCTGCTACATCGCCACGACGATGCCCGACGGCTCGCCCCAGCTCACCCAGACGTGGGTCGACACCGACGGCGAGAACGTCCTGATCAACAGCGTCGAGTCGCACCAGAAGACCCGGAACATCGCCCGCGATCCACGGGTGGCCGTCGCGGTCTCCGACCCCTCGGACCCGTCCTCCTACGTCCAGATCCGCGGCCGGGTCGTCCAGGTGACCACCGAGGGCGCGGTCGACCACATCGAGGCGCTCGCCAAGAAGTACCTGGGCGGGCCGTACCCGTGGTTCGGCGGCCGCGACCAGGTCCGGGTGCTCTACGTGATCCAGCCCGAGCGGATCAGCGGCCCCCGCGGCTGA
- a CDS encoding GntR family transcriptional regulator, with protein sequence MALLKYEEIAESLRVRMASGEFPPGETLPSGRDLAEQWQVSRATVVKAMDVLRNDGVVEARQGTGFVVAETAIGRPAGNRRAGSARVAGGMPFTRVGNPERTTPPAHIATALNLPAGAHALRRARLMQLLDGTPHSYVEAWFPLEVVAQAPRLEQHAPIAEGTTRYVSRQTRRSPAEGVDVTTVQLATAEQAHHLRLDIPAAVAVVLHTAYDQDGRPLVCEEGVTAGSLWEQTDTYPM encoded by the coding sequence ATGGCACTACTGAAGTACGAAGAGATCGCAGAGTCCCTGCGTGTCCGGATGGCAAGCGGCGAGTTCCCTCCCGGAGAGACGCTCCCCTCGGGCCGGGATCTCGCCGAACAGTGGCAGGTGTCGCGGGCAACAGTGGTCAAGGCGATGGACGTTCTCCGCAACGACGGCGTGGTCGAGGCACGCCAAGGCACCGGCTTCGTGGTGGCCGAGACCGCGATCGGGCGGCCCGCCGGCAACCGGAGGGCGGGAAGCGCCCGAGTGGCGGGTGGCATGCCGTTCACGCGCGTCGGCAATCCCGAACGAACCACTCCGCCGGCGCACATCGCCACCGCGCTCAACCTGCCCGCCGGCGCACACGCGCTGCGTCGCGCCAGGCTGATGCAACTACTGGACGGCACGCCGCACAGCTACGTCGAGGCGTGGTTTCCGCTGGAGGTGGTCGCCCAGGCGCCACGCCTGGAACAGCATGCGCCGATCGCCGAGGGCACCACGAGGTACGTCAGTCGGCAGACGAGGCGTTCCCCCGCAGAGGGAGTCGACGTGACAACCGTCCAACTCGCCACCGCCGAGCAGGCCCATCACCTGCGCCTGGACATCCCGGCCGCCGTGGCCGTCGTGCTGCACACCGCTTACGACCAAGACGGTCGTCCCCTGGTATGCGAGGAAGGCGTCACGGCCGGGTCATTGTGGGAGCAGACAGACACCTATCCCATGTGA
- a CDS encoding carbohydrate binding domain-containing protein → MHLARYAASVCAVALTTAGVTVALAPASSAAGSSVYSVAPYVDMSNGQEGLLDTAVTGHGLKAYTAAFVLGEGCTQIWGDTLPIGADSYTDPEIARAKSEGASVIISSGGAAGEPLAWTCSTQSTIDAGYQAIINDYGVTQLDFDVEGAAVADTAAAARQMQAMKDLKASNPNLRFSMTLPVLASGLTNDGVNILKAAKTAGVKIDVVNIMTMDYYSGTGTEMGQGSVAAAQATLAQMQSVDSSYTYANLGITPMIGKNDDGSTFTLADAQTVESFAAQHGVGRLAFWSVNRDQPCGGSANSLSTCTQISQNSLAFTDAFVPYTGTGGGSGGGGTTSSDFSLALSPATASVAQGGSATAAVSTAVTSGSAESVGLSASGAPSGVSVSFSPASVTSGGGSTLTASVGSSAAAGTYTITVTGTAASGSHTATYKLTVTAASSGGGGGTGGGSLSNAGFETGSLSPWTCPSGGTVVSSPVHSGSHALQVVPTSSATGECDQAVTLSANHTYTLTAYVQGPYAYVGVSGGATASTWSNSSSWNQLTLSFTTGSSGAVTVYVHGWYGQSAVTADDFTLS, encoded by the coding sequence ATGCATTTGGCGAGATATGCCGCCTCCGTCTGCGCCGTCGCGCTCACCACCGCCGGTGTGACCGTCGCGCTGGCGCCCGCCAGCAGCGCCGCCGGCTCCAGCGTCTACTCCGTGGCACCGTACGTGGACATGTCCAACGGGCAGGAGGGCCTGCTCGACACCGCCGTCACCGGCCACGGCCTGAAGGCGTACACCGCCGCTTTCGTGCTCGGCGAGGGGTGCACCCAGATCTGGGGCGACACCCTCCCCATCGGCGCCGACTCCTACACCGACCCCGAGATCGCCAGGGCGAAGTCGGAAGGAGCCTCCGTCATCATCTCCTCCGGCGGGGCGGCCGGCGAACCGCTCGCCTGGACCTGCTCGACGCAGAGCACCATCGACGCCGGGTACCAGGCGATCATCAACGACTACGGTGTCACCCAGCTCGACTTCGACGTCGAGGGCGCCGCGGTCGCGGACACCGCGGCGGCGGCCCGCCAGATGCAGGCGATGAAGGACCTCAAGGCGTCCAACCCGAACCTCAGGTTCTCCATGACGCTGCCGGTGCTGGCCAGCGGCCTGACCAACGACGGCGTCAACATCCTCAAGGCCGCGAAGACGGCCGGCGTCAAGATCGACGTCGTCAACATCATGACCATGGACTACTACTCGGGCACCGGCACCGAGATGGGCCAGGGCAGCGTCGCGGCGGCGCAGGCCACGCTGGCGCAGATGCAGTCCGTGGACTCCTCGTACACCTACGCCAACCTCGGCATCACCCCGATGATCGGCAAGAACGACGACGGGTCCACCTTCACCCTGGCCGACGCGCAGACGGTGGAGAGCTTCGCGGCGCAGCACGGCGTGGGGCGGCTGGCGTTCTGGTCGGTCAACCGGGACCAGCCGTGCGGCGGCAGCGCCAACTCGCTCTCCACGTGCACCCAGATCAGCCAGAACAGCCTCGCCTTCACCGACGCGTTCGTCCCGTACACGGGCACCGGCGGCGGGAGCGGCGGAGGCGGGACGACGAGCAGCGACTTCTCGCTCGCGCTGTCGCCGGCCACCGCGTCGGTCGCGCAGGGCGGCTCCGCCACCGCGGCGGTCTCGACCGCCGTCACCTCGGGCAGCGCCGAGTCGGTCGGCCTCTCCGCCTCCGGCGCGCCCTCGGGCGTCAGCGTGTCCTTCAGCCCGGCCTCCGTCACCTCCGGCGGCGGTTCGACGCTGACCGCGTCGGTCGGGTCGTCGGCGGCCGCGGGCACCTACACGATCACCGTGACCGGGACGGCCGCCAGCGGCAGCCACACCGCGACGTACAAGCTCACCGTCACCGCCGCGTCCAGCGGGGGCGGCGGCGGGACCGGCGGCGGCTCGCTCTCCAACGCGGGCTTCGAGACGGGCAGCCTCAGCCCGTGGACCTGCCCGAGCGGCGGCACGGTGGTCTCCAGCCCGGTGCACTCCGGCAGCCACGCCCTCCAGGTCGTGCCCACCTCCTCGGCGACCGGTGAGTGCGACCAGGCCGTCACCCTCTCCGCCAACCACACCTACACCCTGACCGCCTACGTCCAGGGGCCCTACGCCTACGTCGGCGTCAGCGGCGGTGCCACCGCCAGCACCTGGTCCAACAGCTCCAGCTGGAACCAGCTGACCCTCTCCTTCACCACCGGCTCCAGCGGGGCCGTCACCGTGTACGTCCACGGCTGGTACGGCCAGTCCGCCGTCACGGCCGACGACTTCACGCTGAGCTGA
- a CDS encoding class I SAM-dependent methyltransferase → MASPELAPEVTTFYTHVFDEGSRLTSSADGRLELLRTRELLRRFLPEPPARVLDVGGGTGVHARWLVQDGYEVDLVDPVARHVEQARQVCAASLGDARDLAAEDASYDVVTLLGPLYHLPDRDERLQALGEAVRVARPGGLVAAAAINRYASVFEHTALAHLHTERLRESIADVLASASYDGRRGFTVSYFHRAEELADELGAAGLRDVRVFGVEGPTWSLLKAVEQSTGAPPSEELFASALTAARLAEPYPELLAAGSHLLAVGFADS, encoded by the coding sequence ATGGCGTCCCCCGAGCTGGCACCCGAGGTCACCACCTTCTACACCCATGTCTTCGACGAGGGGAGCCGGCTGACCTCGTCCGCCGACGGGCGGCTCGAACTGCTGCGTACGCGGGAGCTGTTGCGCCGCTTCCTGCCGGAGCCGCCCGCCCGGGTGCTCGACGTCGGGGGCGGTACGGGGGTGCACGCGCGGTGGCTGGTCCAGGACGGCTACGAGGTGGATCTGGTCGATCCCGTCGCCCGCCACGTCGAGCAGGCGCGCCAGGTGTGCGCGGCCAGCCTCGGGGACGCCCGCGACCTCGCCGCCGAGGACGCGTCGTACGACGTGGTGACGCTGCTCGGCCCCCTGTACCACCTGCCTGACCGGGACGAACGGCTCCAGGCGCTCGGTGAGGCGGTGCGGGTCGCCCGTCCGGGTGGACTGGTCGCGGCGGCGGCGATCAACCGCTACGCCTCCGTCTTCGAACACACCGCGCTCGCGCACCTGCACACCGAGCGCCTGCGGGAGTCGATCGCGGACGTCCTCGCCAGCGCCAGCTACGACGGCCGGCGCGGCTTCACCGTCTCCTACTTCCACCGCGCGGAAGAGCTGGCCGACGAACTCGGCGCCGCGGGCCTGCGCGACGTGCGGGTGTTCGGCGTCGAGGGGCCGACGTGGTCGTTGCTCAAGGCCGTCGAGCAGAGCACGGGCGCCCCGCCGAGCGAGGAGCTCTTCGCGTCCGCCCTCACCGCGGCCCGCCTCGCCGAGCCCTACCCCGAACTCCTCGCCGCCGGCTCCCACCTCCTGGCCGTCGGCTTCGCGGACAGCTGA
- a CDS encoding glycoside hydrolase family 16 protein, protein MTPPHPLGADRRPGLSIWLRRVRAAVALAALSLFAVFAAGVPAAQAVTVPAPPSGWSTVFSDDFSGASGSAPNSSKWTYDTGPGSNFGTGEIETMTNSTSNVHLDGSGHLDITALGSGSNWTSGRIKTPSAVVGAPAGGKLEVTASIQQPNPGSGLGYWPAFWMLGPGQWPENGEIDIMEDVNALSEVAGTVHCGTSPGGVCNEGNGIGSGLRACSGCQSGYHTYTMILDRTNTSAESITFYLDGSAYFTVTEAQIGTSTWQAAFDHNLSIIFDLAMGGGFPNGVCGCTSPGSGTTSGGTMSVGYVAAYTTSGSGGGTTTPPTGGGSAITGYGGLCLDDASASTANYNPVQIYTCNGTAAQQWTVVQAGSTLHVLGKCLDVYAAGTANGTKVDLYDCNGTGSQVFIPQSNGSLYNPQSNRCLDDPNSSTTPGTQVQIWDCNGTGAQVWHLPS, encoded by the coding sequence ATGACCCCTCCACACCCGCTCGGCGCCGACCGGCGCCCGGGCCTCTCGATCTGGCTGCGACGCGTCCGGGCGGCCGTCGCGCTCGCCGCCCTCAGCCTGTTCGCCGTCTTCGCGGCCGGGGTTCCGGCCGCGCAGGCCGTCACGGTGCCCGCACCGCCCTCCGGCTGGTCCACGGTGTTCAGCGACGACTTCTCCGGCGCGTCCGGCAGCGCGCCCAACTCCTCGAAGTGGACGTACGACACCGGTCCCGGCTCGAACTTCGGCACCGGCGAGATCGAGACCATGACCAACTCGACCTCCAACGTCCACCTCGACGGCAGCGGCCACCTCGACATCACGGCGCTCGGTAGCGGCAGCAACTGGACGTCCGGCCGCATCAAGACCCCGTCCGCCGTGGTCGGTGCGCCGGCCGGCGGGAAGCTGGAGGTCACCGCGTCGATCCAGCAGCCCAACCCGGGCAGCGGGCTCGGCTACTGGCCGGCGTTCTGGATGCTGGGCCCGGGCCAGTGGCCCGAGAACGGCGAGATCGACATCATGGAGGACGTCAACGCGCTCTCCGAGGTGGCCGGCACCGTCCACTGCGGCACCTCGCCCGGCGGTGTGTGCAACGAGGGCAACGGCATCGGCAGCGGACTGCGCGCCTGTTCGGGCTGCCAGAGCGGTTACCACACGTACACGATGATCCTCGACCGGACGAACACCTCCGCCGAGTCGATCACCTTCTACCTCGACGGCAGCGCCTACTTCACCGTCACCGAGGCCCAGATCGGCACGTCCACCTGGCAGGCGGCGTTCGACCACAACCTGTCGATCATCTTCGACCTCGCCATGGGCGGCGGCTTCCCCAACGGGGTCTGCGGCTGCACCTCGCCGGGTTCGGGGACCACCTCCGGCGGCACGATGAGCGTCGGGTACGTGGCCGCGTACACGACCTCCGGCTCCGGCGGCGGCACCACCACCCCGCCGACCGGCGGGGGCAGCGCCATCACCGGCTACGGCGGCCTGTGCCTGGACGACGCCTCGGCCAGCACCGCCAACTACAACCCGGTGCAGATCTACACCTGCAACGGGACCGCCGCCCAGCAGTGGACGGTCGTCCAGGCCGGCAGCACCCTGCACGTCCTGGGCAAGTGCCTGGACGTCTACGCGGCGGGCACGGCCAACGGTACGAAGGTCGACCTGTACGACTGCAACGGCACCGGCTCACAAGTGTTCATCCCGCAGTCGAACGGGTCGCTGTACAACCCGCAGTCCAACAGGTGCCTGGACGATCCCAACTCGTCGACGACACCAGGAACCCAGGTGCAGATCTGGGACTGCAACGGCACCGGCGCCCAGGTGTGGCACCTGCCCTCCTGA